In Devosia sp. 1566, a single genomic region encodes these proteins:
- a CDS encoding CorA family divalent cation transporter, whose translation MDGHPPEPTARAIQNGLVGVGTVLVFDGKGGVGRQGPGGDQPMVPSRGFKLISGNPKSPEFAAWLKSDLGDFNAGLLTTPSTRTRCTVLEDKALVVLRVARPGAEPEDIGRQLLTLWIERGRVIIASELNIIDFLGVSKWEASHHAPLSPADLIARLALRAADRLEPLVERLAERLDEIEEKLLSENGAKSRSRLAHLRRTLISFRRLIWPQRDVLNTLEIEDLSFFTAKDRLRLREASGRTGRIGEELAALSERAVLVHEQLADARAEQMNHTMLILAAVTAVFMPLTLLTGVLGMNVAGIPFSESAHAFWGVCVMLLLLALVIVGWMRRRRWL comes from the coding sequence ATGGATGGTCATCCTCCCGAGCCAACGGCCCGCGCCATCCAGAACGGTCTGGTTGGCGTAGGCACGGTGCTCGTCTTTGACGGCAAGGGAGGGGTTGGCCGCCAAGGCCCCGGCGGCGACCAGCCAATGGTGCCAAGCCGGGGTTTCAAGCTGATCTCGGGCAATCCCAAGTCGCCCGAGTTCGCCGCCTGGCTAAAATCCGACCTTGGCGACTTCAATGCCGGCCTGCTGACGACCCCCAGCACCCGCACCCGCTGCACGGTGCTGGAAGACAAGGCGCTGGTCGTCCTGCGGGTCGCCCGGCCTGGTGCCGAGCCGGAGGATATCGGCCGGCAGTTGCTGACCTTATGGATCGAGCGCGGCCGCGTTATCATTGCCTCCGAACTCAACATCATCGACTTTCTTGGTGTGTCCAAATGGGAAGCCTCTCACCACGCTCCCCTCAGCCCGGCGGACCTGATTGCGCGGCTCGCTCTGCGGGCCGCTGATCGGCTGGAGCCGCTGGTTGAGCGCCTTGCCGAACGACTGGACGAGATTGAAGAAAAGCTGCTTTCCGAAAACGGGGCAAAGTCGCGTAGCCGGCTGGCGCATCTGCGACGTACCCTGATCAGCTTTCGCCGTTTGATCTGGCCGCAGCGCGACGTGCTCAACACGCTCGAAATCGAGGACCTCTCGTTCTTCACCGCCAAGGACCGGCTGCGCCTGCGCGAAGCCTCGGGACGAACCGGCCGAATTGGCGAGGAGCTCGCCGCCCTTTCGGAGCGTGCTGTTCTGGTCCATGAGCAACTGGCCGACGCGCGCGCCGAGCAGATGAATCACACCATGCTGATTCTTGCCGCCGTCACGGCGGTCTTCATGCCACTGACGCTGCTCACCGGTGTGCTCGGCATGAATGTGGCGGGCATTCCCTTCTCCGAAAGTGCCCACGCCTTTTGGGGCGTTTGTGTCATGCTCCTGTTGCTGGCGCTGGTGATTGTTGGGTGGATGCGCAGACGGCGCTGGCTCTAG
- a CDS encoding tetratricopeptide repeat protein — translation MGEHSLISVAMGAVFALAMLVPAQAQTAADAALDMAKMLDGAGGGVSGDDLVAALEDAAAAGQPMAMWQLGTMYENGEGVARDPVKAFGYFAQIANQHADAAPKGVESDIVAQSFVKIGDYFRDGLPDAGIKADADRSHALLLHAATYFGDADAQYRVGLLYLDENELGLNPLQSARWFSLAARKGHGAAQAHLGDLLFHGVAGLVPQQVEGLMWLSLAQARVAGTADEVWVNKLVSNAMSVATPEQRAEAGSLAASVAPQFASF, via the coding sequence ATGGGGGAACATTCCCTGATCTCCGTCGCGATGGGCGCGGTATTCGCTTTGGCGATGCTGGTACCCGCGCAGGCGCAGACTGCGGCAGATGCAGCGCTGGATATGGCCAAGATGCTCGACGGGGCAGGGGGCGGCGTGTCGGGCGACGACCTCGTCGCGGCGCTCGAAGATGCGGCGGCGGCCGGCCAGCCCATGGCCATGTGGCAGCTTGGTACCATGTATGAAAATGGCGAAGGCGTCGCCCGGGACCCAGTCAAGGCCTTTGGCTATTTCGCCCAGATTGCCAACCAGCATGCCGATGCCGCGCCCAAGGGCGTGGAATCCGACATCGTCGCGCAGTCCTTCGTCAAGATCGGCGATTATTTCCGGGACGGCTTGCCCGATGCCGGTATCAAGGCTGACGCCGATCGCTCCCATGCTTTGCTCCTCCATGCCGCCACCTATTTTGGCGATGCGGATGCGCAGTATCGCGTTGGCCTGTTGTATCTCGATGAAAATGAACTGGGCCTGAACCCTTTGCAAAGCGCCCGCTGGTTTTCGCTGGCCGCCCGCAAGGGCCATGGCGCGGCTCAGGCCCATCTGGGCGATCTGCTGTTCCACGGCGTTGCCGGGCTCGTGCCCCAGCAGGTCGAAGGCTTGATGTGGCTGTCCCTGGCGCAGGCCCGGGTCGCCGGCACGGCCGACGAGGTCTGGGTCAACAAACTGGTCAGCAATGCCATGTCGGTGGCAACGCCCGAGCAGCGCGCCGAAGCCGGTTCACTGGCCGCCAGCGTTGCCCCGCAATTCGCTTCGTTCTGA
- the xth gene encoding exodeoxyribonuclease III yields MRIATWNINGIKARLELLLQWLEQEKPDIVCLQEIKSVDEAFPRAEIEALGYHVETHGQKSWNGVAILSLMRFDEVTRGLPGDDEDEQARLIEGVFSVASGAIRVCNIYLPNGNPVDSEKFPYKLRWMERLTAFAEERLKFEEPFIILGDYNLIPAPIDAHHPENWWGDALYRPESLERFRTLVNLGFTDALRAVTAEPSYTFWDFQAGAWRRNHGIRIDHLLLSPQAADRLDDVVVHKDVRGWDKPSDHVPVEGWFTF; encoded by the coding sequence ATGCGCATCGCCACCTGGAACATCAATGGCATCAAGGCTCGTCTGGAGCTGCTGCTGCAGTGGCTGGAGCAGGAAAAGCCCGACATCGTCTGCCTGCAGGAGATCAAGAGCGTCGACGAGGCCTTCCCGCGCGCCGAAATCGAGGCGCTGGGCTACCATGTTGAAACGCATGGGCAGAAAAGCTGGAATGGCGTGGCGATCTTGTCGCTGATGCGCTTTGATGAGGTGACGCGCGGCTTGCCGGGCGATGACGAAGACGAGCAGGCGCGGCTGATCGAGGGCGTGTTCTCGGTCGCGTCAGGGGCCATTCGCGTGTGCAATATCTACCTGCCCAACGGCAATCCGGTGGATAGCGAAAAATTCCCCTACAAGCTGCGCTGGATGGAGCGGCTGACGGCATTTGCCGAGGAACGGCTCAAATTCGAAGAGCCCTTCATCATCCTGGGGGACTATAATCTGATCCCCGCCCCCATCGATGCGCATCACCCGGAAAACTGGTGGGGCGACGCGCTTTACCGGCCTGAAAGCCTTGAGCGGTTCCGCACGCTGGTCAACCTGGGGTTCACCGATGCCCTGCGCGCGGTCACGGCAGAGCCGTCCTATACGTTCTGGGATTTCCAAGCCGGCGCCTGGCGGCGCAACCACGGCATCCGCATCGATCACCTGCTGCTGTCGCCGCAGGCTGCCGACCGGCTCGACGATGTGGTGGTGCACAAGGATGTGCGCGGCTGGGACAAGCCGAGCGACCATGTGCCCGTGGAAGGCTGGTTTACCTTCTAG
- a CDS encoding serine hydrolase domain-containing protein, producing the protein MPIAERLDATIKRAISDNRIVGAVVIAKERGQTIYENALGLADREAERPMALDTVFRFSSLTKPIVATTALALVDAGLLELEASVSRYLPYFRPKLASGEGAEITIRQLLTHTSGLGREYVLSETELAGPAVQAVGGNRWHLSLDENMELLAGVPLPFAPGAGWAYGQSTDLLGAAVARVTGTTLGEAVARYVTGPLGMSDTVFLLPQGEPRLAAAYADNPEHGEPPVLMGDPHSVPNPAGTLTTFSPGRIFDAKAYHSGGSGMAGTAPDFMVLLEALRTGGGGVIKGETTAAGLGNQTPQLEQASGPGWQFGYFGAYLVDPIAADSPCAVGTMRWGGIYGHSWFIDPVAGLSVGAMTNTGLEGSDGIFPLDIRDAIYWPT; encoded by the coding sequence GTGCCAATAGCCGAACGCCTCGACGCCACGATCAAGCGCGCCATCAGCGACAATCGCATTGTCGGGGCGGTGGTGATCGCCAAGGAGCGTGGACAAACCATCTACGAGAACGCGCTGGGGCTGGCCGACCGGGAAGCCGAGCGCCCCATGGCGCTCGACACCGTGTTCCGGTTTTCCTCGCTGACCAAGCCTATCGTTGCCACAACGGCGCTGGCGCTGGTGGATGCCGGGCTGCTCGAGCTTGAGGCGTCGGTGAGCCGGTATCTCCCCTATTTCCGACCAAAGCTCGCGAGCGGCGAAGGCGCCGAGATCACGATCCGGCAGCTGTTGACCCACACATCGGGGCTCGGGCGCGAATATGTGCTGTCGGAGACTGAGTTGGCGGGGCCGGCCGTGCAGGCCGTAGGGGGCAATCGCTGGCACTTGTCCCTGGACGAGAACATGGAATTGCTTGCCGGCGTGCCGCTGCCCTTTGCGCCCGGAGCGGGCTGGGCTTATGGCCAATCCACCGATCTGTTGGGCGCGGCGGTGGCGCGGGTCACGGGAACGACGCTGGGTGAGGCGGTAGCCCGCTATGTGACCGGACCGCTGGGCATGAGCGACACGGTGTTCCTGCTGCCGCAAGGAGAACCGCGGCTGGCGGCGGCTTATGCCGACAATCCCGAGCATGGCGAGCCGCCGGTGCTGATGGGCGATCCCCATAGCGTGCCCAATCCTGCGGGTACGCTGACGACATTCTCGCCCGGGCGGATCTTTGATGCCAAGGCCTATCATTCCGGGGGCAGCGGCATGGCCGGCACGGCGCCTGACTTCATGGTGCTGCTGGAAGCGCTGCGCACCGGGGGCGGTGGCGTGATCAAGGGGGAAACCACGGCGGCGGGCCTGGGCAACCAGACGCCGCAACTGGAACAGGCGAGCGGGCCGGGCTGGCAGTTCGGCTATTTCGGGGCGTATCTGGTTGATCCGATCGCTGCCGACAGCCCGTGTGCCGTGGGCACGATGCGCTGGGGCGGGATTTATGGGCATAGCTGGTTCATCGATCCGGTGGCGGGGCTATCGGTCGGGGCCATGACCAATACGGGGCTCGAGGGCAGCGACGGGATTTTTCCCCTCGATATCCGCGACGCCATCTATTGGCCGACCTGA